A part of Hippea maritima DSM 10411 genomic DNA contains:
- a CDS encoding Rne/Rng family ribonuclease: MTRLLISSDPFILKAAKIEQDNLTVFVMKRKDKSASSIVGNVYKGIIENVAIQLGAAFVNIGLDKNAFLCLDKHCLESIRSLGIEIRENQEVMVQVLKPTVSAKGPKVSLNITIPGNYLVLLKGVDFVGVSKHISDKQKNKELRDMLSSLKEDDIGFIARTASRFASLEELEFEAHHLKKIARQIDKRYETAKAPSLIYEEPQLPLKVIREYCDDNTDEIIFDDIETFKKTTSYLQEMYNACKNKVKFYNGDKPIFEFFGIEDEIRQLQNNVVHLKSGGYLIIEKTEAFFAIDVNAGSYHYRDYNAEDAIFKVNLEAAYEVFNQINLRDLGGLIIVDFIDMNSQEHKKKIEDVLYKLAKDDKRKTYVSKMSELGVVEISRRKNNTDIFDEMFEKCPDCYNGGLVKSTSFICSEIYQKIKYSKKKKFRLKATPGVIEQLRKYVQFEDKKIDYKISGSCNAEEYVLEVLG, from the coding sequence ATGACAAGGCTTTTGATATCATCGGATCCTTTTATATTGAAGGCTGCGAAAATAGAACAAGATAATCTGACCGTATTTGTGATGAAGCGAAAGGATAAGTCTGCATCTTCTATTGTTGGTAATGTATACAAGGGGATAATTGAAAATGTAGCTATTCAACTTGGAGCTGCGTTTGTCAATATAGGACTGGATAAAAATGCCTTTCTATGTTTGGATAAGCATTGTCTTGAATCCATAAGGTCCTTAGGAATAGAGATAAGAGAGAATCAAGAGGTAATGGTTCAGGTTCTAAAGCCTACAGTTTCTGCAAAAGGCCCTAAAGTTAGTCTAAATATAACAATACCTGGTAACTATTTGGTTTTACTTAAAGGTGTAGATTTTGTAGGTGTTTCAAAACACATAAGTGATAAGCAAAAGAATAAAGAGCTTAGAGATATGCTTTCATCTCTCAAAGAAGATGATATAGGTTTTATTGCAAGGACAGCGTCTCGTTTTGCCTCTTTAGAAGAGCTTGAGTTTGAAGCTCATCATCTAAAAAAAATAGCAAGGCAGATAGATAAAAGGTATGAAACGGCTAAGGCACCGTCTTTGATATATGAAGAACCTCAGTTGCCGCTAAAAGTTATTAGAGAGTATTGCGATGACAATACCGATGAGATAATCTTTGACGATATAGAAACATTCAAAAAAACAACTTCTTATCTTCAAGAGATGTATAATGCATGCAAAAACAAGGTAAAGTTTTATAATGGAGATAAACCTATTTTTGAATTTTTTGGTATAGAAGATGAAATAAGGCAACTTCAAAATAATGTAGTTCACTTAAAAAGTGGGGGTTATTTGATAATAGAAAAAACAGAGGCTTTTTTTGCCATAGATGTCAACGCTGGCAGCTACCACTATCGTGATTACAATGCCGAGGATGCAATTTTTAAGGTAAACCTCGAAGCAGCATATGAGGTATTTAATCAAATAAACCTGAGAGATTTAGGCGGGCTAATCATTGTGGATTTTATAGATATGAACAGTCAGGAACATAAAAAAAAGATAGAAGATGTTTTGTATAAACTGGCAAAGGATGATAAACGAAAGACCTATGTTAGCAAGATGAGTGAATTGGGTGTTGTTGAGATATCGCGGAGAAAGAACAATACAGATATATTTGATGAGATGTTTGAAAAATGCCCGGATTGCTACAATGGTGGGCTTGTAAAAAGTACCTCTTTTATATGTTCTGAGATATATCAGAAGATTAAGTATTCAAAAAAGAAAAAATTTAGATTAAAGGCAACCCCTGGTGTGATTGAGCAGCTTAGAAAGTATGTGCAGTTTGAAGATAAAAAAATAGATTATAAAATAAGTGGTAGTTGTAATGCTGAAGAATACGTGTTAGAGGTGTTGGGATGA
- the purB gene encoding adenylosuccinate lyase, whose product MIERYTRKEMGQLWTEEAKFSRWLEVEIAVVEGWESIGEIPKGTAERIKQNAKFSIKRIEEIERVTRHDVVAFLENVKESLGDEGDFLHFGITSSDTIDTAMALALKRSAEIIIEDIKMVMDTLKKRAFEFKDTLMIGRSHGIHGEPISFGFVLALWYAEMKRNLKRMEDAKEAISYGKISGSMGTFANVPLEVEEYACKKLGLKPAPISSQIIQRDRYAQYMTTLAIVASTIEKIATQIRHYQRTEVREAEEFFHKGQKGSSSMPHKRNPVLSENLCGLARLVRSNSIAALENVALWHERDISHSSNERIILPDSNIAMDFMLYRLNNVIENLTVYEENMIKNLNLTRGVIYSQRLMLRLVEKGADKIEAYEAVQRNAMDSWENEKNFKELVLSDGFIKKYLTKEETEECFNPNYYIRRMDNIFSRVFDE is encoded by the coding sequence ATGATAGAAAGGTATACAAGGAAAGAGATGGGTCAGTTGTGGACAGAAGAGGCCAAGTTTTCAAGGTGGCTCGAGGTTGAGATTGCCGTTGTTGAGGGTTGGGAAAGTATTGGTGAGATTCCTAAAGGTACAGCAGAAAGGATAAAGCAGAATGCTAAATTCAGCATAAAGAGGATTGAGGAAATAGAGAGGGTAACACGGCATGATGTGGTGGCATTTTTAGAGAATGTTAAGGAGAGTTTAGGAGATGAGGGTGATTTTCTGCATTTTGGCATAACAAGTTCGGATACAATTGATACAGCTATGGCTTTGGCCTTGAAACGCTCTGCTGAAATAATTATAGAAGACATAAAAATGGTAATGGATACATTAAAAAAAAGGGCTTTTGAGTTTAAGGATACACTTATGATAGGTAGATCTCATGGCATTCATGGTGAACCCATAAGTTTTGGCTTTGTGCTTGCTTTGTGGTATGCAGAGATGAAAAGAAACCTAAAGAGAATGGAAGATGCAAAGGAAGCTATATCATATGGTAAGATTTCTGGCTCTATGGGAACGTTTGCCAATGTCCCACTTGAGGTGGAGGAGTATGCTTGTAAAAAACTCGGTTTGAAACCTGCTCCTATTTCCAGCCAGATTATCCAAAGGGATAGATATGCCCAGTATATGACAACGCTTGCCATTGTGGCATCTACAATAGAAAAGATAGCGACCCAGATAAGGCACTATCAGAGAACAGAGGTAAGGGAGGCTGAAGAATTTTTTCACAAGGGTCAAAAGGGTTCATCTTCTATGCCACACAAAAGAAATCCTGTATTGAGTGAGAACCTTTGCGGTTTGGCAAGGCTTGTTAGATCAAACTCTATTGCAGCTTTAGAAAATGTTGCACTTTGGCATGAGAGGGATATAAGCCATTCATCAAATGAGAGAATAATTTTGCCTGATTCTAATATAGCCATGGACTTTATGCTTTATAGGCTTAATAATGTCATTGAGAATTTAACAGTTTATGAGGAGAATATGATTAAAAATTTAAATCTTACCAGAGGTGTTATATACTCTCAGAGATTGATGTTGAGGCTCGTTGAAAAGGGTGCAGATAAGATAGAGGCTTATGAGGCTGTTCAGAGAAATGCCATGGACTCATGGGAGAATGAAAAGAACTTCAAAGAACTTGTGCTTAGTGATGGCTTTATTAAAAAATATTTAACCAAAGAAGAGACAGAGGAGTGCTTTAATCCCAACTACTACATACGCAGAATGGATAATATATTCTCAAGAGTTTTTGACGAATAG
- a CDS encoding sensor histidine kinase, with product MTSLTLEFLNKLNDSIIIFNENGVVADLNKSAKDKFGLEVSTDVRSILKDDDKKIFFENILSLAKKDKGYSNFMRFLNKDGDLIFCWLNVFKYNDYYVFEIFDLTPMERRASAIGDSAYAKVLKYMSQGIAHSIRNPIMSAGGMLSRIKAKLSQQEDDKLINYIEIVEKSLFRIISIIANIEVVSNSFPVSLEKIDLLELVKELSLKYQDKGVEVAGDSKTGVFVYTNRMHLGFIIDEIIKNAIDATQTVEKPKIEIKVFKKGKNAFIEVKDNGKGIEENELPLTTIPFYSTKPSNMGIGLSLAKFLIEGYHGGVND from the coding sequence ATGACCAGTTTGACGTTAGAGTTCCTAAATAAATTAAATGATAGTATAATAATATTCAATGAAAATGGTGTTGTTGCTGACTTAAATAAATCAGCAAAAGACAAATTTGGTCTTGAGGTTTCAACTGATGTTCGTTCTATTTTAAAAGACGACGATAAGAAGATTTTTTTTGAGAACATCTTGAGTTTGGCCAAAAAGGATAAAGGTTATTCAAATTTCATGAGATTTTTAAACAAGGATGGAGACCTAATTTTTTGCTGGCTAAATGTTTTTAAATACAATGATTATTATGTTTTCGAAATCTTTGACTTAACGCCGATGGAAAGGAGGGCTTCTGCTATTGGTGATTCTGCTTATGCCAAGGTGTTAAAATATATGAGTCAAGGTATAGCTCATTCTATAAGAAATCCTATAATGTCTGCTGGAGGCATGTTGTCTCGTATAAAGGCAAAGCTGTCGCAGCAGGAAGATGATAAGCTTATAAACTACATTGAAATAGTTGAAAAAAGTCTATTCAGAATTATTAGTATAATAGCTAATATAGAGGTTGTGAGCAATTCTTTCCCGGTTAGTCTTGAGAAAATAGATTTATTGGAATTGGTTAAAGAATTATCGCTGAAATATCAAGACAAAGGCGTTGAGGTTGCAGGCGATAGTAAAACGGGTGTATTTGTGTATACAAACAGGATGCATTTGGGTTTTATTATAGATGAAATAATAAAAAACGCCATAGATGCTACTCAAACAGTTGAAAAACCAAAAATAGAAATAAAAGTATTTAAAAAAGGCAAAAATGCTTTTATAGAAGTGAAAGATAACGGTAAAGGTATTGAAGAGAATGAACTGCCCCTGACAACTATTCCTTTTTATTCGACAAAGCCGTCCAATATGGGTATAGGGTTATCATTGGCCAAGTTTTTAATAGAGGGATACCATGGGGGGGTTAACGATTGA
- a CDS encoding PDC sensor domain-containing protein, translated as MIKRLSTKVVVYTTTLVLITLFIFSMSSIFTIMALKKYALHKTEAIFRQNADENLEKEVVSYAKILKGAMDAKESISYMFGEAIEKEILYNKHNPSDLLENVFNEMNNVLDMRVIAIFDANGKLINKYPSFECVDVLRKHLNAFLTSESIRKIKYVDFHINKDDSVSFSFVYFGKDASKKPIYIVFDYKPYDMYSLIRTAQLYPYSQKYLWVINKKGVLIYDPPSKQHPLITLTDHVDLTDPKNGKLLADVVKKKILKGDTGVARYIFRGVDKFVGYTYVDKYGWGLGLTLPTEIFYKPIKDISKDIDSKTIYTLALFGLFSVIMILSTIVLAFFISKRITVPINETANAVEAILKGDYSRRLKPSGTEEIDKLSEVVNRLLDYFSNRENNEGEGKE; from the coding sequence ATGATTAAAAGGCTTTCAACGAAAGTTGTTGTATATACTACTACTCTTGTATTGATAACGCTTTTTATATTTAGCATGAGTTCTATATTTACCATAATGGCCCTAAAGAAATATGCACTTCACAAAACAGAGGCGATATTCAGGCAAAATGCTGATGAAAACTTAGAGAAAGAGGTTGTTTCATATGCCAAAATATTGAAAGGGGCTATGGATGCAAAGGAAAGTATATCTTATATGTTTGGTGAGGCAATAGAAAAGGAAATACTTTACAATAAGCACAATCCTTCAGATTTGTTGGAAAATGTATTTAATGAGATGAATAATGTTTTGGATATGAGAGTTATAGCTATTTTTGATGCAAATGGTAAACTTATAAATAAATATCCTAGTTTTGAATGCGTTGATGTTTTAAGAAAGCATTTAAATGCCTTTCTAACTTCTGAATCTATAAGAAAGATAAAGTATGTGGATTTTCACATAAATAAAGATGATAGCGTTTCGTTTTCATTTGTATATTTTGGTAAAGATGCCTCTAAAAAACCCATTTATATAGTTTTTGATTATAAACCATACGATATGTATTCACTTATAAGAACAGCCCAGTTGTACCCATACTCTCAGAAGTACCTATGGGTTATAAACAAAAAAGGCGTATTGATCTATGATCCTCCTTCAAAGCAGCACCCTTTGATAACTTTAACAGACCATGTAGATTTAACCGATCCAAAAAACGGCAAGTTATTGGCAGATGTGGTTAAGAAAAAGATTTTAAAAGGGGATACAGGCGTTGCAAGGTATATATTCAGAGGGGTGGATAAGTTTGTTGGATATACATATGTTGATAAGTATGGTTGGGGGTTGGGTTTAACGCTGCCAACAGAAATATTCTATAAGCCTATAAAGGACATATCAAAAGACATAGACTCAAAAACTATATATACACTCGCTTTATTTGGTTTGTTTAGTGTTATAATGATACTTTCTACTATAGTTCTTGCTTTCTTTATAAGTAAACGCATCACTGTTCCTATAAATGAGACAGCAAATGCCGTTGAGGCTATTTTAAAGGGAGATTACTCAAGAAGGCTAAAACCTTCAGGAACTGAAGAGATAGATAAGCTATCAGAGGTAGTCAATAGGCTTTTGGACTACTTTAGTAACAGAGAAAATAATGAAGGGGAGGGCAAGGAATGA
- a CDS encoding hybrid sensor histidine kinase/response regulator, translating to MSENMEEMQEIIQDFLVEADELLEELDEDLVRLENESDDEDLLNKIFRAFHTIKGSASFLGFEKLTELTHKLEDVLNRLRKFEIHLDTDMMDAILAGVDKAKIIIDAIKNGEDPEAIDIVENIEQLKRFLDENYSHEKVRQPKEDVEEEQGEELTEEELIKAQEQEMIEEEGISPEEGEGKSSDDIDAEIERLLAWRMEEDKKRRMQKKQQQEGELPKEIEKDKKEDEDKKDKEEALKENQVKQRTKTAVLKKTKPVIEQTIRVDVERLDDLMNLVGELVLGKNRLVSVTQRAEEKFGGDEIVEELSEVASQITLVTTDLQMGVMKTRMVQIGKVFNKFPRVVRDIARELNKEVELVIKGAETELDKSVVEEINDPLVHIVRNAIDHGIEPPDERKKIGKPSKGKVVLSAYHEGNYIVIETSDDGKGMDPEKLKQKALEKGLITETEARQMSKEEAYALIFKPGFSTASSVTNISGRGVGMDVVKTNVEKLNGIIEVKSEVGKGTTIILKIPLTLAIIQALLVKVAKEFFAVPLVSVVETVRISKNDIDKVENKDVLRLRDNIIPLVYLGDTLGIGENKRTLDGKEIYVVVVAVAEKRIGLIVDELIGREEIVIKSLGNYLTNIKGISGATIMGDGSVTLILDVANVVNEASIITTNIEDHLIELYEKEKPVVLIAARESDMNKELKKYLKDRGYEVVSAHTDKEALDLACEHIADLVMVDLGIYISDGYNLAKTLRGMPAYKSTPIIGISTDGTFDKEKLKEAKINKLIFAPFTDDELTTAIEAASKKNILVA from the coding sequence ATGAGTGAAAATATGGAGGAGATGCAGGAAATAATACAGGATTTTTTAGTTGAGGCGGATGAGTTACTTGAAGAACTTGATGAAGATTTGGTTAGACTTGAAAACGAAAGCGATGATGAGGATCTGCTAAATAAGATATTTAGAGCTTTCCATACGATAAAGGGGTCTGCGAGCTTTTTGGGTTTTGAGAAGCTAACGGAGCTTACCCATAAACTTGAAGATGTTTTGAACAGGCTTAGGAAGTTTGAAATACATCTTGACACCGATATGATGGATGCCATCCTTGCTGGAGTAGATAAAGCCAAAATAATAATTGATGCTATAAAGAATGGTGAAGATCCCGAGGCAATAGATATAGTCGAAAACATTGAACAGCTTAAAAGATTTTTGGATGAAAACTATTCTCATGAAAAGGTAAGACAACCAAAAGAAGATGTAGAGGAAGAACAAGGAGAGGAATTAACTGAAGAGGAACTTATAAAAGCCCAAGAGCAAGAAATGATAGAAGAAGAGGGTATAAGCCCTGAGGAAGGGGAAGGTAAAAGTTCGGATGATATAGACGCTGAAATTGAAAGGCTCCTTGCTTGGAGGATGGAAGAAGATAAAAAAAGGAGGATGCAAAAGAAACAGCAACAAGAGGGTGAGCTACCTAAGGAGATAGAGAAAGATAAAAAAGAAGACGAAGATAAAAAGGATAAAGAGGAGGCCCTCAAGGAAAATCAGGTTAAACAAAGAACAAAAACAGCAGTGCTTAAGAAAACCAAGCCTGTTATAGAACAAACTATAAGGGTAGATGTTGAAAGGCTTGACGATCTGATGAATCTGGTTGGTGAGCTTGTTTTGGGTAAAAACAGGCTTGTTAGTGTAACTCAGAGAGCTGAAGAGAAGTTTGGTGGGGATGAAATAGTTGAAGAATTGAGTGAGGTAGCAAGTCAAATAACGCTTGTGACGACAGATCTCCAGATGGGTGTTATGAAAACCAGAATGGTTCAGATTGGTAAGGTTTTCAATAAATTCCCCAGAGTCGTTAGGGATATAGCAAGGGAACTCAATAAAGAGGTCGAGCTTGTTATAAAAGGTGCTGAAACGGAACTTGATAAGAGTGTTGTTGAGGAAATAAATGATCCGCTTGTTCATATCGTGAGAAATGCAATAGATCATGGTATAGAACCTCCAGATGAGAGGAAAAAAATTGGTAAGCCATCTAAAGGTAAGGTTGTTTTATCTGCATATCATGAAGGTAACTACATAGTTATTGAGACAAGTGATGACGGCAAAGGAATGGATCCAGAGAAACTCAAACAGAAAGCCCTGGAAAAAGGTCTCATAACCGAGACAGAAGCAAGACAAATGAGCAAAGAAGAAGCCTATGCCTTGATATTTAAACCTGGCTTTTCAACTGCGTCATCTGTTACGAATATATCTGGCCGTGGCGTAGGTATGGATGTTGTAAAAACCAATGTTGAAAAATTAAATGGAATTATAGAGGTTAAATCTGAAGTTGGCAAAGGTACCACGATAATCCTTAAGATTCCATTGACCCTTGCTATTATACAAGCTTTGCTTGTAAAGGTGGCCAAAGAGTTCTTTGCTGTTCCATTGGTTAGTGTTGTTGAGACGGTTAGAATCTCCAAAAATGATATAGATAAAGTTGAAAACAAGGATGTGCTTAGATTAAGGGACAATATAATACCACTTGTATATCTTGGTGATACACTTGGCATAGGAGAGAATAAACGTACTTTAGACGGGAAAGAGATTTATGTTGTTGTGGTTGCAGTTGCGGAGAAGAGAATAGGCTTGATAGTAGATGAGCTTATTGGAAGGGAAGAGATAGTTATTAAATCGTTGGGTAATTATCTAACAAACATAAAAGGCATCTCAGGAGCAACTATAATGGGTGATGGCTCTGTTACATTGATTCTTGATGTTGCAAATGTGGTTAATGAAGCGTCTATTATCACTACAAACATAGAGGATCATTTAATTGAGCTATATGAAAAAGAAAAGCCTGTAGTATTAATTGCAGCACGTGAATCCGATATGAATAAAGAGCTCAAGAAATACCTAAAAGATAGGGGCTATGAGGTTGTATCTGCCCATACGGATAAGGAAGCTTTAGATTTGGCCTGTGAACATATAGCAGATTTAGTAATGGTTGATTTGGGTATTTATATAAGCGATGGATATAATTTAGCCAAAACCTTAAGGGGTATGCCTGCATATAAAAGCACTCCGATTATCGGGATTTCAACAGATGGAACATTCGATAAGGAAAAACTCAAAGAGGCTAAGATCAATAAACTTATATTTGCTCCGTTTACGGATGATGAGTTAACTACAGCAATAGAAGCTGCTTCTAAAAAGAATATACTTGTGGCTTAA
- a CDS encoding chemotaxis protein CheW — translation MTAQNVDLFDKSLALNEDLEEEIAKKSQKSNAIIMKDEYEQVVGFILNQELFGVDILDVEEIIKPVDYTFVPNTKPFVLGVINLRGKIIPIVDLRVKFSFKIKPISADTRIIIISHEEYNVGFVVDKIEKVYYIEKKNIEPTPPNIPPSIEKYVKGVGKMPKNIITLLNIEELLHEGGSLYSKSLSKPAEVENG, via the coding sequence ATGACTGCACAAAATGTTGATTTATTCGATAAAAGCCTTGCGTTAAATGAAGATTTAGAAGAAGAAATAGCAAAAAAGAGCCAGAAATCCAACGCTATAATTATGAAAGATGAGTATGAGCAGGTTGTGGGTTTTATATTAAACCAGGAGCTCTTCGGTGTTGATATTTTGGATGTGGAGGAAATTATAAAACCTGTTGATTATACGTTTGTTCCCAACACAAAGCCGTTTGTTTTGGGTGTTATAAATTTAAGGGGAAAAATAATACCTATAGTAGATCTTAGAGTAAAATTCAGCTTCAAAATAAAGCCAATAAGTGCCGATACAAGGATTATTATTATATCCCACGAAGAGTATAATGTTGGCTTTGTTGTAGATAAGATAGAGAAGGTTTATTATATAGAGAAGAAGAATATAGAGCCAACACCACCAAATATACCCCCGAGTATAGAAAAATATGTAAAAGGCGTTGGGAAGATGCCTAAAAACATAATAACGCTTTTAAATATTGAAGAGCTATTGCACGAAGGTGGGAGCTTGTATTCAAAATCCTTAAGCAAGCCTGCGGAGGTAGAAAATGGCTGA
- a CDS encoding chemotaxis protein gives MADKKYEDKIDILQVGTNQMELVDFRMFELKEDGKIYEGIYGINIAKVKEIIKYPNLIKIPSKDSLIEGIYNLRGEVIPIVSLAKWLGINEPADIKTKKVIITIFNNITVGFIVHDAKRIRRVSWRFVKPPSEVLIHQYGNKIVGTINLDEEHVMIILDFESICEELGIFSEDDIKRIRDTALEGSKDKQKKVKILIADDSATARKIIKTAVEPLAEKIIEAKDGQEAWDMLNRLYEETNGDIEKAVNIIITDVEMPNMDGYRFAKLVKEDERFKKIPVIMNTSLSGNANLQKAKEVGVDDFCTKFIAEEFTQAVLKHI, from the coding sequence ATGGCTGATAAGAAATACGAAGATAAGATAGACATCTTGCAGGTTGGAACCAACCAGATGGAGCTTGTTGATTTCAGAATGTTTGAATTAAAAGAAGACGGTAAAATATATGAGGGTATCTACGGCATAAACATAGCAAAGGTAAAGGAGATTATAAAATACCCAAACCTAATAAAAATTCCGAGTAAAGATTCACTGATTGAAGGAATATATAATTTAAGAGGAGAGGTTATACCTATAGTAAGTTTGGCTAAATGGCTTGGAATCAATGAACCTGCGGATATTAAGACAAAGAAGGTTATAATAACGATCTTTAATAATATAACGGTGGGATTTATTGTGCATGACGCCAAAAGAATCAGGCGTGTATCGTGGCGTTTTGTAAAGCCGCCGAGTGAAGTTCTTATTCATCAATACGGCAACAAGATAGTTGGTACAATAAATTTAGACGAAGAGCATGTTATGATAATACTTGACTTTGAAAGCATCTGTGAGGAGTTAGGTATATTCTCAGAGGATGATATCAAAAGGATCAGAGACACAGCCCTTGAGGGTTCAAAGGATAAGCAGAAGAAGGTTAAAATACTCATTGCGGATGATTCCGCCACAGCCAGGAAGATCATTAAAACAGCGGTTGAGCCTTTGGCAGAAAAGATCATAGAGGCCAAAGATGGCCAGGAGGCTTGGGATATGCTTAATAGGCTTTATGAAGAGACAAATGGGGATATAGAAAAGGCTGTAAATATAATCATAACGGATGTTGAGATGCCCAATATGGATGGCTATAGGTTTGCAAAGTTAGTGAAAGAGGATGAGCGGTTCAAAAAGATCCCTGTGATCATGAATACATCGCTTTCTGGTAATGCTAACCTTCAGAAGGCAAAAGAGGTTGGTGTTGATGATTTCTGCACCAAATTTATAGCCGAGGAGTTTACCCAGGCTGTGTTGAAACATATATAA
- a CDS encoding chemotaxis protein CheX, translating to MSAKLSVEWINPFIEATEEILETVAMITPKRGQLALKKESTVEYDVSGIIGITGEAIGSIALSFPKKTAIKVVSNFTGEEVLGVDNDTADAIGELTNMIAGRAKKIFSDKGIKLKISVPNVVIGKNHTIASPKGTPTIVIPFESEEGEFAIQVSLVPNPSEE from the coding sequence ATGTCGGCTAAGTTGAGTGTTGAATGGATAAACCCCTTTATTGAAGCAACAGAGGAAATATTGGAAACGGTTGCTATGATTACACCCAAAAGGGGACAGTTGGCTTTAAAAAAGGAAAGTACAGTTGAGTACGATGTGAGCGGTATTATTGGTATTACTGGTGAGGCTATTGGTTCTATAGCGCTTTCATTCCCCAAAAAAACAGCTATAAAGGTTGTGAGTAATTTTACCGGAGAAGAAGTGTTGGGTGTAGATAATGATACAGCAGATGCTATTGGTGAATTGACAAATATGATAGCTGGCAGAGCTAAAAAAATATTTTCCGATAAGGGTATAAAACTAAAGATATCTGTACCAAATGTTGTAATTGGGAAAAACCATACTATTGCATCACCAAAGGGAACACCTACTATAGTTATACCTTTTGAATCTGAGGAAGGTGAGTTTGCCATACAGGTATCGTTAGTTCCTAATCCATCGGAGGAGTAG
- a CDS encoding response regulator translates to MKVITIDDSSTMRRIIKNTLKRIGYGDEILEAENGKEALDILASNDVDLIITDWNMPVMDGLTFVKKIRSDHKYDDIPIIMVTTEAAKEDIITALKAGVNNYIVKPFTPQVLKEKIEAVLGLKD, encoded by the coding sequence ATGAAGGTTATAACCATTGATGATTCTTCAACTATGAGGAGGATAATAAAGAATACATTAAAAAGAATTGGATATGGAGATGAGATATTGGAGGCTGAAAACGGTAAAGAAGCCTTGGATATTCTTGCAAGCAACGACGTGGATTTAATTATTACGGATTGGAACATGCCTGTAATGGATGGGCTTACATTTGTTAAAAAAATTAGGTCTGATCATAAATATGATGATATTCCAATAATAATGGTAACGACCGAGGCGGCCAAGGAGGATATTATTACCGCATTAAAAGCTGGGGTAAACAACTACATTGTTAAACCGTTTACTCCCCAGGTGTTGAAAGAAAAAATAGAGGCTGTATTGGGTTTAAAGGATTAA
- a CDS encoding ABC transporter ATP-binding protein produces MIELKGVYRRYKKGSYFKKEYVEVLRDVSIEINDGIHTGIIGESGAGKSTLCRIMSLLELPDKGNVFVDGDKIDRKNIKRKRGVVGMVFQDPITSLDPKMKIINTLKEASSNENKIKDICAEVNLDVSLLDKYPHQLSGGQQQRVAIARALLSDAKYIVFDEFSSALDVSTQARIVNLLCELNKDRKYSFVFVSHDVKLVGFLSDKIYVIYRGEVVEKVDDLSHVTHPYSEFLLNGRFTDDGIVKFDTCRNGCSFYHLCPYRRNKCCDQKPELLEIDKGHKVRCFLYD; encoded by the coding sequence GTGATAGAGCTTAAGGGTGTTTACAGAAGGTACAAAAAGGGCTCATACTTTAAAAAAGAGTATGTGGAAGTATTAAGAGATGTCTCGATTGAAATAAATGATGGAATACACACAGGAATAATTGGAGAATCAGGGGCGGGTAAATCTACTCTATGTAGAATTATGAGCCTTCTTGAACTTCCAGATAAAGGTAATGTATTTGTAGATGGAGACAAGATAGACCGCAAAAACATCAAACGTAAGCGCGGGGTGGTCGGGATGGTTTTTCAAGATCCGATCACCTCTTTAGACCCCAAAATGAAGATTATAAACACGCTTAAGGAAGCATCAAGTAATGAGAATAAGATAAAGGATATTTGTGCTGAGGTGAATTTAGATGTAAGTCTTTTGGATAAATATCCCCATCAATTAAGCGGAGGTCAACAACAGAGGGTGGCAATAGCAAGGGCTTTATTGTCCGATGCTAAATACATAGTGTTCGATGAGTTTAGTAGTGCATTGGATGTTTCAACTCAAGCGAGGATTGTTAATTTATTGTGTGAGCTAAATAAAGATAGAAAGTATTCCTTTGTGTTTGTCTCGCACGATGTAAAACTCGTCGGCTTTCTATCCGATAAAATATATGTTATCTATAGAGGCGAAGTGGTTGAAAAGGTCGATGATTTATCTCATGTTACTCATCCTTATTCGGAGTTTCTTTTGAATGGTAGGTTCACTGATGATGGGATTGTAAAGTTTGACACATGTAGAAATGGGTGTTCTTTTTATCATCTTTGTCCATATAGAAGAAATAAGTGTTGTGATCAAAAACCTGAACTTTTAGAAATAGATAAAGGTCATAAGGTAAGGTGTTTTTTATATGATTGA